The Halomonas denitrificans genome window below encodes:
- the pyrF gene encoding orotidine-5'-phosphate decarboxylase, protein MSTTPAIDDHERLIFALDVPDAERARALIRALGDHVSHYKLGLELFLSGAYFELADELNAAGKRVFADLKLFDVPATVGRAVAQLARRGVDFITVHGQDAMLAEAAANKGAARILAVTALTSLDQGDLDALGFDCDVADLVLSRARRALALGCDGVVSSGLEAPALRAGTDPALVVVCPGIRPVANTDDQKRTLGVAQAFANGADYIVVGRPIRDAEDPAAAAEAIQTQIRAAIGADNQ, encoded by the coding sequence ATGTCCACGACACCGGCCATTGACGACCACGAACGACTGATCTTCGCCCTGGACGTCCCCGATGCGGAGCGCGCGCGAGCATTGATTCGAGCGCTCGGCGACCACGTCAGCCACTACAAGCTGGGTCTCGAGTTGTTCCTGTCGGGCGCCTACTTCGAACTGGCCGACGAGTTGAACGCTGCCGGCAAACGGGTGTTCGCCGACCTCAAGCTGTTCGACGTTCCGGCCACCGTCGGCCGGGCCGTCGCCCAGCTGGCGCGACGAGGGGTCGATTTCATCACGGTCCACGGACAGGACGCGATGCTGGCCGAGGCCGCCGCGAACAAGGGCGCGGCCCGCATCCTGGCGGTCACTGCGCTGACCAGCCTGGACCAGGGCGACCTCGACGCCCTGGGGTTCGACTGCGACGTTGCCGACCTCGTGCTCTCGCGCGCCCGACGCGCGCTGGCGCTGGGCTGCGACGGCGTGGTGTCGTCGGGCCTCGAGGCCCCGGCCCTGCGCGCCGGGACCGACCCGGCCCTGGTCGTGGTCTGCCCGGGAATTCGTCCGGTCGCCAACACCGACGATCAGAAGCGCACGCTCGGAGTCGCGCAGGCCTTCGCCAACGGGGCCGACTACATCGTGGTCGGCCGTCCGATCCGCGATGCCGAGGACCCCGCGGCAGCGGCCGAAGCCATCCAGACGCAGATTCGTGCGGCAATAGGCGCTGATAATCAATAA
- a CDS encoding alpha/beta hydrolase, translating to MTRVAPVELTLPATGARLAGLRAVPAASTSGAPRVLALHGWLDNALTWRAALDGLDGIEVVCIDFPGHGASPPRPPAARYHFDDYVFDVLGALDALGWDDAHLLGHSLGGAVASVTAAACPERVRSLSVVEGLGPLTAPSDRTAGNWRKAVRTARERPRRVHPDRASAVDARVRNSDLPRAAAERLAERGLDEVDGGWQWRHDQRLTWPSTQRYTEAQVLDLLAAIDAPTLCVLATPRSRLLPAGLMERRAAAVRNLHLVEIEGGHHVHMQQPDAVSRRIKDHIHVHDTGH from the coding sequence ATGACCCGCGTCGCCCCCGTTGAACTGACCCTGCCGGCGACCGGTGCACGGCTTGCCGGCCTGCGCGCGGTTCCCGCCGCGTCGACGTCGGGTGCCCCGCGCGTGCTGGCCCTGCACGGCTGGCTCGACAACGCATTGACGTGGCGCGCAGCGCTCGACGGCCTGGACGGAATCGAGGTGGTCTGCATCGATTTCCCGGGCCACGGCGCGTCGCCGCCGCGTCCGCCCGCGGCTCGATATCACTTCGACGACTACGTGTTCGACGTCCTCGGCGCACTCGACGCGCTGGGCTGGGACGACGCCCACCTGCTGGGGCACTCGCTGGGCGGGGCCGTGGCCTCGGTCACTGCGGCTGCGTGCCCCGAGCGCGTGCGATCGCTGAGCGTGGTCGAAGGCCTGGGACCGCTGACCGCGCCCAGCGATCGAACGGCCGGGAACTGGCGCAAGGCGGTTCGTACGGCGCGCGAGCGGCCGCGCCGCGTCCATCCGGACCGCGCATCGGCCGTGGACGCACGGGTCCGGAACTCGGATCTTCCGCGCGCGGCCGCCGAGCGCCTGGCCGAGCGCGGGCTCGACGAGGTCGACGGCGGCTGGCAATGGCGCCACGACCAACGGCTGACCTGGCCTTCGACCCAGCGATACACGGAAGCCCAGGTGCTGGACCTGCTGGCCGCGATCGATGCGCCGACCCTCTGCGTGCTCGCGACGCCGCGATCGCGCCTGCTGCCCGCCGGCCTGATGGAGCGCAGAGCCGCCGCCGTGCGGAATCTGCACCTGGTCGAAATCGAGGGCGGCCACCACGTCCACATGCAGCAACCCGACGCCGTTTCCCGACGAATCAAGGATCACATCCATGTCCACGACACCGGCCATTGA